CCGGGGGCTACTCCCTCAAAGAAGCCATAtaagtatgtgccgccccaaagggtatggtttttgcgccTTTTCGGTCTGAAGACTGGTATACTgacattttgttcattttggtctggaatcgggtatggttttcgagggaaatATTGGAGTGTAtagtgaaatatgcaaattcgaaatgGCTTTTAAGAAATCTTTATGTTTGCGTTTTAATCTAAGTAATCATGAAATAATTTCTGcctagaggccaggtctgaaaccTGTATGGATTTTAAATGCCACTGacaacgggtgtggaaaatgacatttttggtctgaaatagggtcaggatttagAGAACCAGGCGGCACACCCCTCCAAGAGTTcctgggagtaccccccggtcTGCCTATTAAAAATCTCGTCCTGTAAACACGGAGTTTTTTTTAAGTGCATGCTTCCCCCGGATCTTGTAAACCATTTGTTTAAAAACCTTCCCAATGTGGAAACCACAATTTGTTAGTTCTAACAAGAACCATAGACTGGTGAAACGGCCTCGAAAAAGACGCATTTAGTAGGAAAGCATTCGCCAAGGATAAAAAATTTGTCATGTTTACAATCATTTATTAGCATAATTTACTCACATTGCAATTATCACAAACACTCACTGGCAGAACATTTAAAGTGGGAGATCTTATCGACGACTTAAATGTCCTAAAATACCCTACTGCACCAAACTGATAGCAAGTTCGGCCATCAGTCTTTTCAGGTGTAATCTAAACTGAAGATTGGCAACATcttaatttcttatttttttgttattctcTTTTACGTCCCAGTTGTGTATTTGCGCCGAACTAAAATGGAATTTCGACCGGAAATGAAATATTCCCGTAATGTCGGGACATCATTAAATTTCGTTCGGGCCATTTTTAAGCACGGTTGGAGGCTAAACGTTTTATCTTTGATTACAAAAGAATTTTAATAAAGTGGTTTTTAGTGCATAGATAATTTAATATTCTGCGCAACACCTAGATAGTTTAAATGACTTTTTCCAATGACGTGAATTTATGAGTAatgtctaaaaacaagcttgtgAATCGAATTTTTACTTGTTCTGGATTTAAATGTCAGCGAAATGTCTGCGTCAAACTGTGCTAACGTTTTCATGAAATTTTGCCTCTACGACTAGACTTTCTCTCTAAAATTCTAATTAGACCTGAACTGTTTGTATGGAATGCCAAAGTTACCAAAAATACTCTGTCTCTTTGTTATTGCAATTTAACTTATTTTTGACCGTTATACAAACAACGTTTTTCCAGTTAAAATTGATAGTCGGTTCTTTTTGTTCatttagaaaaaagaaagaaatctcGGAAACATGCACTGAAAGCAATACTAAAAAGCATGGAGAAGCTTTTTAGTCATTACTAAAGAGTATGACactaatttttttgtattaaagCCAAAAAGCGTTAAAATGTCCGATTTCCTGTTATTTTTACATAGGTTAGGTTACAAAGTATGTTTATCACTTGAAAGAAGGCAGAAGTCCTGTTATGCCGTTTAGGTGCGGATTAATTGTGACGGGGAAAAATTGTTTCACGTTAAGCTATGAAATATCGCTGCAGCATAAAAATAACTACGCGTTACCCTTACTGTTGACACTATGGTTTATATCAGGCCATggttataaaaaaagaaaccagaaaCTTTGCTAGACTCTTCTGTGATACAAAAATGCAAAACTTCTTTTAAGGTGTTCTATAAAGAGCAGAACAATGTGACTGATATTTGGATATCGTTTCCTTATTTGGGTGAGTGTAAAGAGCGTCAATTGCCGGGAATGCATGGgagaaaatttgagaaaaagaTCATGTTTTTGTTGAACTCAAGTCAATCATCGGACTAAGTTCATCGGTTAGGCTTACGTCGAGAGTTTTTTGTAAAGGTTCACTGGTTTTATCAATTTAGTTTCAGCTTTTACACATGTCAAGGCTGGCTTTTTAGAAGCTTACGGTTACAAAAACAAACTGCTAGATAAATTTAATGCTAAAAAGGGATTTACTATATAGCTTTGAAAAACAAGGCAGggagtttttttccttctctcaGCCAAGAGCCTATTCAGGCTGACACTTTTTTAATGTCTAGTACTACCACCGGGGTGTGCGAATTCACTAAAGTAACGAACACGTACCTTCTCCTTGAAGAAAATCGTCGTTTTCTAGTTCACGGGCATTGATGTAAAACTCCTCCCCCAGAAGTTCGTGCAACTTGGGCTCAACACTGTCACAAAAGTTGGTTGGTTCGCTGGGTATTCTCTCATCCTGATCTAACAACTCGGACAGGTGTTCGATCCACCTTATTGCTACTCTTAAAATATCGATTTTAGAAATCTCTGCGGTGTCAGACACTGGGAGCGCGTTTTTTAGCTCCAAAAAGGCGCGGTTGACACCTTGTATTCTCCTTCTCTCGCGCTCGTTAGCAGCGCGCCGTTGTCGGCTTACTCCAGTTAGCATACGCTTTCTTCGCCTTTTCAGCTTTCGCCTACCAGCAGGATGAGCGGCGACAGGGCTACCAATGTTGTCCAAGTCTCCATCACCGCTGGTCGAAGACTGTGAAGAAGTGGGTGAGTTTTGCATTAACTGGTCCGAGTAAGAGAAATTGTTTTCCCCATCAGACCAAGAGCCCTCTAGTTTTACTACTGCCGACATCATGTGCGTTGCAGTGTTGACTTGAGCTTGTAAACAATCTTCTTTGGCAATCGACTCTACTGGCGAAAAACGCTTATAAGTAATAGAGCAGCTTTTGTAAGACGATACGGCTGTCAACGCGTATAAACGGTCAGTGGAATTCGGCCTGTGCTACAATGTAGCTTGTGTTGAGTGGCGATTGCGGTATTATCTTGATAGTCGATTTGATTGACATGCGCTTGAGACATCCTTGACGAGGGTTGACGACCTTGTTCCGTGCCACACATTTTACTACAGACATTCTcgacagaatttttttcctatCCTTCCCATCAAGGCTAACAAACGCCCGCTGTCACAAAAACACGACAGAAGGAAAACTGACGTGGAAAAGATATGACTGTCTATTAATTGTGTCCTCGGCCGATTAGCCTGAACAAAGCCGGTATCCCTTTCACCGAGATGATGCCGCCTGCTGAATAACTACCTCTGTatctattttaatattttaattaattattttaattattttaatctatTTAAATTAATGGCATCTCATTAAACCGTATTTACCCCTAACCGTGATTAGGAGTCAAGAGGTTATACAGTTAGTATTGGGCAATCTGGAACAATCCAAGCCCACCAAATCATCCGATATCGAAAACGTTAGTTATTTTAGTTATTTCATGACGCATGATAAATTTCCGTCGCATTTTTGGTTGCGAGCCTTCTCATCGGAAGTTCAAACTCTTTAAAAACAGAAACTGAACATTCAGGTATGTTTTAAACAAGATTATCTCATACCATTCATAAGATGAGGCGCTGACTGTCCGTTCTCATTAGTAACGCCTTCAACGATTCCCTTGTACTTTTCatttccatgaaaaaaaaaaaaactcctcaACAAACCGTCTAACTTTCGAGTTTGTGAACGGAATCGAAATGCTATGTtgttactattcaaatgaacCCTCTTCAATATGTCTTTCCTCTTCAGTGGGTAGGGGTAGATTTGTTTTTTAGTATTGTTACTCTCTTGGTTTCAAGAGAGTAACAATACTCTCTATGGGTAAAATGCAGAGTGGAACTCAGTGATCGTCTATACTGGCGACCGGCCTTACTATCGATGTTTGGCTTTAGGTAGTTATTTAACTGCGATCAGTCTCTTATGTTTCTTGTGAGTCACAGTTCCTCCTCCTTTTTTCCGTAATTTGCACAATTTACCTTTTTGCTCACCGTGCGTGGCTCTGGCGAAAGGAGGACGACCGCTCGCGGTCTAAGCAGTtatcgttgttgtttttagttgcTGCTGACGATGGATGGATAATATAATGTCTCAATAAAATCCAGGTggtttatttcctttttgtctcAGTTTAACCATGAGCTTGAAGTCAGTGACTTTCTCGATGATTTGCACTTGAGAGGCTTTTTGAGGCCGAGGCCACTAGTCTAGCCCCTCCGTTGTTGATCTCTTTACTGATCTTGGCATCTATAAGTATCCCTTTGGCATGATTTTATAGGAGCTAATGTTAACATTCATTCATAGAGAGGGGGTTGAAAACCACAAGAACGTGTCAAGGAAGATAAAGTTAATTAACTCCACACCCAATTAAGATAGCTTAATCTTGAACAAGAGAACATTGTGTAATTTCACCTTATGAGGTAAAAGAAATTGACCTTCTGTAGAGCCAATCGCCCTTATTAAAGAAGCACGCAAAGGGGAAACACGAGTGATAAATCGT
The sequence above is a segment of the Porites lutea chromosome 3, jaPorLute2.1, whole genome shotgun sequence genome. Coding sequences within it:
- the LOC140930330 gene encoding uncharacterized protein — encoded protein: MMSAVVKLEGSWSDGENNFSYSDQLMQNSPTSSQSSTSGDGDLDNIGSPVAAHPAGRRKLKRRRKRMLTGVSRQRRAANERERRRIQGVNRAFLELKNALPVSDTAEISKIDILRVAIRWIEHLSELLDQDERIPSEPTNFCDSVEPKLHELLGEEFYINARELENDDFLQGEDIWSDTSSHLCVHTEEPFLHTLLCNSFQSDTLTLPLLELTDRL